Proteins from a genomic interval of Kribbella aluminosa:
- a CDS encoding L,D-transpeptidase, which yields MGILRKLGATLTAAAFVGVGALSATTAAEAAPRLAGTAQSSATAPKPAGLPPSAAPAAAKTSTAASQAAVMRKYKLDSRCMTRGRVLCINKHTRKLVYLVNGKPVQVMDVRFGAMKTPTRNGVFKVYRKSKNHVSTLYHSKMPYAMFFSGGQAVHYSSDFRARGYNGASHGCVNVRDKSKIAWVFARVHVGDKVVVYSK from the coding sequence ATGGGCATTCTGCGTAAGCTCGGCGCGACCTTGACGGCTGCCGCGTTCGTCGGCGTCGGAGCACTTTCGGCGACCACCGCGGCCGAGGCCGCACCGCGCCTTGCGGGGACGGCGCAGAGCTCGGCGACCGCGCCGAAGCCGGCCGGCCTGCCGCCGTCGGCCGCACCGGCGGCGGCGAAGACGAGTACCGCCGCGAGCCAGGCGGCTGTGATGCGCAAGTACAAGCTCGACAGCCGCTGTATGACCCGGGGCCGGGTGCTGTGCATCAACAAGCACACCCGGAAGCTGGTGTACCTGGTGAACGGCAAGCCGGTGCAGGTGATGGACGTCCGCTTCGGCGCGATGAAGACCCCGACCCGGAACGGCGTCTTCAAGGTCTACCGGAAGTCGAAGAACCACGTCTCGACGCTGTACCACTCGAAGATGCCGTACGCGATGTTCTTCAGCGGCGGCCAGGCGGTGCACTACTCGTCGGACTTCCGCGCCCGCGGCTACAACGGCGCGTCGCACGGCTGCGTGAACGTTCGCGACAAGAGCAAGATCGCCTGGGTGTTCGCCCGGGTGCACGTCGGCGACAAGGTCGTCGTCTACAGCAAGTGA
- a CDS encoding L,D-transpeptidase family protein, whose protein sequence is MRGLIIRKLLTTMVAGGAIAALLGAGTTATATTADVRATPFEISGELPIYPKAVLKNGSTGASVRTVEARLVQLKLLEKRYQDDSFGTMTRSAVKKFQKSKGIPQLGYLDQNTLDQLVRVTHEPTQTELYPPAPVVDGKKLDPRCATGVALCIDKSTRQLRYVVDGVVKMQMDVRFGAVKTATREGSFTVGWKSRYHVSTLYHSKMPYAMFFSGGQAVHYSSDFAARGYNGASHGCVNVRDLAKIKVLFDEVQVGDKVIVYRS, encoded by the coding sequence ATGCGCGGGCTGATCATTCGCAAGCTGCTCACGACGATGGTTGCCGGCGGTGCGATCGCGGCGCTCCTGGGTGCCGGAACGACCGCGACCGCGACGACCGCCGACGTTCGGGCGACGCCGTTCGAGATCAGCGGTGAGTTGCCGATCTACCCGAAGGCCGTGCTCAAGAACGGGTCCACCGGGGCGAGCGTGCGCACGGTCGAGGCCCGTCTCGTACAGCTGAAGCTGCTCGAGAAGCGCTACCAGGATGACAGCTTCGGGACGATGACCCGGTCCGCGGTGAAGAAGTTCCAGAAGTCCAAAGGCATTCCCCAGCTCGGGTATCTCGACCAGAACACCCTTGACCAGCTGGTCAGGGTGACCCACGAGCCGACGCAGACCGAGCTGTACCCGCCGGCGCCGGTGGTGGACGGCAAGAAGCTCGACCCGCGGTGCGCGACCGGGGTGGCGCTGTGCATCGACAAGTCCACGCGCCAGCTGCGGTACGTCGTCGACGGCGTCGTGAAGATGCAGATGGACGTCCGGTTCGGCGCGGTGAAGACCGCGACCCGGGAAGGCAGCTTCACGGTCGGCTGGAAGAGTCGGTACCACGTCTCGACGCTGTACCACTCGAAGATGCCGTACGCGATGTTCTTCAGCGGCGGGCAGGCGGTGCACTACTCGTCGGACTTCGCGGCCCGTGGTTACAACGGTGCGTCCCACGGCTGCGTGAACGTCCGTGACCTGGCCAAGATCAAGGTCCTCTTCGACGAGGTCCAGGTCGGCGACAAGGTGATCGTCTACCGGTCCTAG
- a CDS encoding DUF2516 family protein, with amino-acid sequence MSIWQSLIPGFTDPLSVIWWVLMAIKLVALADAAVRPRAVFIAADKLTKPGWVLVLAVFALSQVFQGWLSFFGLIGIVASAVYLVDARPALRAATGRGRGGWGALRRRRGPRPL; translated from the coding sequence ATGAGCATCTGGCAGAGCCTGATCCCCGGATTCACAGATCCGCTGTCGGTGATCTGGTGGGTCCTGATGGCCATCAAGCTGGTCGCCCTCGCCGACGCGGCGGTCCGGCCGCGAGCCGTGTTCATCGCCGCCGACAAGCTCACCAAGCCCGGTTGGGTGCTCGTTCTGGCAGTGTTCGCCCTCAGCCAGGTCTTCCAGGGCTGGCTGAGCTTCTTCGGCCTGATCGGCATCGTCGCGTCCGCCGTCTACCTGGTCGACGCCCGTCCCGCACTGCGCGCCGCCACCGGCCGTGGCCGCGGCGGCTGGGGCGCCCTGCGCCGCCGCCGGGGGCCGCGCCCGCTCTAG
- a CDS encoding helix-turn-helix domain-containing protein produces MAKLSDRAAGAVGSLGEYLAEQRRHAQLSLRQLSDLAGVSNPYLSQIERGLRKPSAEVLQQLAKALRISAETLYVRAGILDPDESQEGKQPSGVVDAVLLDPALNERQKRVLLDVYASFVRENTPTAD; encoded by the coding sequence ATGGCCAAGTTGAGTGATCGGGCGGCTGGGGCGGTGGGCTCCCTAGGGGAGTACCTCGCCGAGCAGCGGCGGCATGCGCAGTTGTCGCTGCGGCAGTTGTCCGATCTGGCCGGAGTGTCGAACCCGTACCTCAGCCAGATCGAGCGCGGCCTGCGGAAACCGTCGGCCGAGGTGCTGCAACAGCTCGCGAAGGCGTTGCGGATCTCCGCGGAGACCCTGTACGTACGGGCCGGCATTCTCGATCCGGACGAGAGCCAGGAGGGCAAGCAGCCCTCCGGAGTGGTCGACGCCGTCCTGCTCGACCCGGCGCTGAACGAACGGCAGAAGCGTGTACTGCTGGACGTGTACGCGTCGTTCGTCCGCGAGAACACCCCCACTGCTGACTGA
- a CDS encoding SDR family NAD(P)-dependent oxidoreductase: MTRPLAVVTGASSGIGAASARYLAREGFEVICAARRLDRIEALAKEIDGRAVQCDVTSASDVAALTEAAGSQLQVLVNNAGGAFGLEPVADADLDAWRRMYEVNVIAVAAVTKSLLPALIAGRGTIIVMGSTAGQVAYEGGGGYAAAKHGARAVVDTLRLELWDQPVRVTEIAPGMVQSEGFALTRFNGDQSKADAVYAGVREPLTADDIADIVAYVATRPAHVNLDRITVRPRAQAAQHKVHREP, from the coding sequence ATGACTCGTCCTCTTGCGGTGGTGACCGGTGCTAGCAGCGGGATCGGGGCCGCGTCGGCGCGGTACCTGGCCCGCGAGGGATTCGAGGTGATCTGCGCCGCGCGGCGGCTCGACCGGATCGAGGCGCTGGCCAAGGAGATCGACGGCCGCGCGGTGCAGTGCGACGTCACGTCCGCCTCCGATGTGGCGGCGCTGACCGAGGCGGCCGGTTCCCAGCTGCAGGTGCTGGTGAACAACGCCGGCGGCGCGTTCGGGCTGGAGCCGGTGGCCGACGCCGACCTGGACGCCTGGCGGCGGATGTACGAGGTGAACGTGATCGCGGTCGCCGCCGTCACCAAGTCGTTGCTCCCGGCCCTCATCGCGGGCCGCGGCACGATCATCGTGATGGGCTCGACGGCCGGCCAGGTCGCGTACGAGGGCGGCGGCGGGTACGCCGCCGCCAAACACGGCGCGAGGGCCGTCGTCGACACGCTCCGCCTGGAGCTCTGGGACCAGCCGGTGCGGGTCACCGAGATCGCCCCCGGCATGGTCCAGAGCGAAGGCTTCGCGCTGACCCGCTTCAACGGCGACCAGTCCAAGGCCGACGCCGTGTACGCCGGCGTACGCGAACCGCTGACCGCCGACGACATCGCCGACATCGTCGCGTACGTCGCCACCCGCCCCGCCCACGTGAACCTCGACCGCATCACGGTTCGCCCCCGAGCCCAAGCCGCCCAGCACAAGGTCCACCGCGAGCCCTGA
- a CDS encoding metal-dependent hydrolase family protein, whose protein sequence is MIGLRAERIFDGERIVDGNLVLIEDGKVVALTREDPQGGVGPAGVEVRELAGCTILPGLIDAHVHLTADAGPGALDRLANLRIAAQTAGLAATRRALAATIEQSLRLHLAAGVTTVRDLGDPYDAVLKWRTTAPGGLPTVVASGTPITSRGGHCWGLGGEVSGPDAIRAAVRERAANGADVVKIMASGGVMTPGSDTMSPQFTLEELAAAVDEAHAHGLPITAHAHALSAVRQAIEAGVDGIEHCTCLTPDGVVIDDGLIAGLTGIAVCGTLGSDRSIVVPPEILELVAKAGLSAAALQQAVRRLSDGGVRIVAGSDGGIGPAKPHGLLPATLAEYVEAGIPATAALITGTSSAADALHVPKGRIRPGADADLLVVPGDPTTDISTLAAPTAVYLAGQDVTPGGSAAR, encoded by the coding sequence ATGATCGGGTTGCGGGCGGAGCGAATCTTCGACGGCGAGCGGATCGTCGACGGCAACCTGGTACTGATCGAAGACGGGAAGGTTGTCGCTCTGACGCGGGAGGATCCGCAGGGCGGGGTGGGGCCGGCGGGTGTAGAGGTGCGGGAGCTGGCGGGGTGCACGATTCTTCCGGGGCTGATCGACGCCCATGTCCACCTGACCGCCGATGCCGGACCTGGCGCACTGGACCGCCTCGCCAACTTGCGTATCGCCGCCCAGACCGCCGGGCTCGCCGCGACCAGGCGGGCCTTGGCCGCGACCATCGAGCAGTCTCTGCGGCTGCACCTCGCGGCCGGTGTCACCACGGTCCGCGACCTCGGCGACCCGTACGACGCAGTCCTCAAGTGGCGCACGACAGCACCGGGCGGGTTACCGACGGTCGTCGCATCCGGTACGCCGATCACCAGCAGAGGCGGACACTGCTGGGGCCTCGGCGGCGAGGTCTCCGGCCCCGATGCGATCCGCGCCGCTGTCCGGGAACGTGCCGCGAACGGAGCCGACGTCGTCAAGATCATGGCCAGCGGCGGCGTCATGACTCCCGGCAGCGACACGATGAGTCCGCAGTTCACGCTCGAGGAGCTGGCGGCCGCGGTCGACGAGGCGCACGCGCACGGCCTCCCGATCACCGCCCATGCCCACGCGCTGTCCGCCGTACGGCAGGCGATCGAAGCCGGTGTCGACGGGATCGAGCACTGCACCTGCCTGACGCCGGACGGCGTGGTCATCGACGACGGGCTGATCGCGGGTCTCACGGGCATTGCCGTCTGCGGGACGCTCGGCTCGGACCGGTCGATCGTGGTGCCGCCCGAGATCCTGGAGCTGGTCGCGAAGGCCGGTCTCAGTGCGGCTGCGCTTCAGCAGGCGGTCCGTCGGTTGTCCGACGGCGGCGTCCGGATCGTGGCCGGCTCGGACGGCGGGATCGGTCCCGCGAAACCGCACGGCCTGCTCCCGGCAACGCTCGCCGAGTACGTCGAGGCCGGGATCCCCGCGACTGCTGCCCTGATCACCGGTACGTCGTCCGCGGCCGACGCGCTGCACGTCCCGAAGGGCCGGATCCGCCCCGGCGCCGACGCGGACCTGCTCGTCGTACCTGGGGATCCGACGACGGACATCAGTACGTTGGCCGCCCCAACAGCTGTCTACCTCGCCGGGCAGGACGTCACGCCTGGCGGGTCGGCAGCGCGATGA
- a CDS encoding SDR family oxidoreductase, with protein sequence MTNLSIRNAVVTGAASGIGAAIATQLAEAGASVALVARRQDRLDDLAGKLGERTFGVGLDVTQQESVDAGVARIHERLGTVDLVVNAAGVMLAAPIADGRLDDWTRMIDTNVTGVLRLVHAFTPDLIKAAGEGRTADLVNISSIGAHAIFPGYAVYGATKAALTQLSAALRADLSPYDVRVTNVEPGLTDTELATHLDAPGQELITSMNEQIGPLHADDIADVVTFAVSRRRELNLRQIIALPTRQA encoded by the coding sequence ATGACCAACTTGAGCATTCGGAACGCAGTAGTCACCGGCGCCGCCAGCGGAATCGGCGCCGCGATCGCCACCCAGCTGGCCGAGGCCGGCGCCTCGGTCGCGCTGGTCGCCCGGCGCCAGGACCGCCTCGACGACCTGGCCGGCAAGCTCGGCGAGCGCACGTTCGGCGTCGGCCTCGACGTCACGCAGCAGGAGTCCGTCGACGCCGGAGTCGCACGGATCCACGAACGTCTCGGCACCGTCGACCTGGTGGTGAACGCGGCCGGCGTCATGCTGGCGGCCCCGATCGCCGACGGCCGGCTCGACGACTGGACCCGGATGATCGACACCAACGTCACCGGCGTTCTTCGGCTCGTCCACGCGTTCACGCCCGACCTGATCAAGGCAGCAGGCGAGGGACGTACGGCGGACCTGGTCAACATCTCGTCGATCGGCGCGCACGCGATCTTCCCCGGGTACGCCGTCTACGGCGCGACGAAGGCCGCCCTCACCCAGCTGTCGGCGGCCCTCCGCGCGGACCTCTCGCCGTACGACGTCCGCGTGACGAACGTCGAACCGGGCCTCACCGACACCGAACTCGCCACCCACCTGGACGCCCCCGGGCAGGAGCTGATCACCTCGATGAACGAGCAGATCGGCCCGTTGCACGCCGACGACATCGCCGACGTGGTCACGTTCGCGGTCAGCCGCCGCCGCGAGCTGAACCTCCGCCAGATCATCGCGCTGCCGACCCGCCAGGCGTGA
- a CDS encoding helix-turn-helix transcriptional regulator, producing the protein MDRRAELTEFLKSRRARVQPEELGIKVYSGRRRVPGLRREELAQAAGVSADYYVRFEQGRADNVSQEILDAVADVLKLTDDERSHLALLAKPVRRTPRRRPPQRLRPGMQRLLDSMPDVPAFVLGRRMDVLGWNRLAAALIADFDSLDHKDRNIPRLVFLDPASRDFYPEWAAVADETVGYLRMYAGRYPDDPELTELVGELSIRSPEFREHWARHDVKDKTFGTKTQHHALVGDITVGYETLQPPGEPDQLLVTYTVEPGSTSEQNLRLLASWTAADAGLPVEVPEIP; encoded by the coding sequence ATGGATCGTCGTGCGGAGCTGACCGAGTTCCTCAAGTCCCGGCGGGCCCGCGTGCAGCCGGAGGAGCTCGGCATCAAGGTGTACAGCGGGCGCCGCCGGGTGCCCGGCCTGCGCCGCGAGGAGCTCGCGCAGGCCGCGGGCGTCAGCGCCGACTACTACGTCCGGTTCGAGCAGGGCCGGGCCGACAACGTCTCGCAGGAGATCCTGGACGCGGTCGCCGACGTACTCAAGCTGACCGACGACGAGCGGAGCCACCTGGCTCTGCTGGCGAAACCTGTACGCCGTACTCCGCGGCGTCGTCCGCCGCAGCGCCTGCGACCGGGGATGCAGCGGCTGCTCGACTCGATGCCGGACGTGCCCGCGTTCGTGCTCGGCCGCCGGATGGACGTCCTCGGCTGGAACCGGCTCGCGGCCGCGCTGATCGCCGACTTCGACAGCCTGGACCACAAGGACCGCAACATCCCGCGGCTGGTGTTCCTCGACCCGGCATCGCGCGACTTCTACCCGGAGTGGGCGGCGGTAGCCGACGAGACCGTCGGCTACCTGCGGATGTACGCGGGCCGCTACCCCGACGATCCCGAGCTGACCGAGCTGGTCGGGGAGCTCTCGATCCGCAGCCCGGAGTTCCGGGAACACTGGGCTCGGCACGACGTGAAGGACAAGACGTTCGGCACGAAGACGCAGCACCACGCGCTGGTTGGCGACATCACCGTGGGATACGAGACGCTGCAGCCGCCGGGCGAGCCGGACCAGTTGCTGGTGACGTACACGGTCGAGCCGGGCTCCACCTCCGAGCAGAACCTGCGGCTGCTGGCCAGCTGGACCGCTGCGGACGCGGGTCTCCCTGTGGAAGTCCCGGAGATACCCTGA